From the Francisella frigiditurris genome, one window contains:
- the bglX gene encoding beta-glucosidase BglX, with the protein MKFKKIITVIFMGTAIVSCSNIEDNIFSPNNTTTFDKNYESQIDELLDSMTLDEKLGQLNLLDSGDITTGEGANSNVAKLIEEGKVGGILNLTSAEKINKAQKIAVEQSRLHIPLLIGLDVIHGYKTTFPIPLGLSSTWNIDLIEKTARIAATEASADGINWVYSPMVDISRDPRWGRVAEGSGEDPYLGSLIAKAMVRGYQDNDLSLNNTVMACFKHFALYGAVEAGRDYNTVDMSKVRMYNEYFPPYKAAVEAGAGSVMAAFNDINGVPATEDKWLLTDVLRKEWGFNGFVVTDYTAIPEMVNHGVGTDLQDVSALALKAGVDMDMVGQGFIKTLKKSLKEEKISIDDINLAVKRILQAKFELGLFKDPYKYSNDKNRAEKEIFTKDNRTFARQVGSESAVLLKNQNNLLPLAKKGTIAIIGPLGNNSVNMAGTWSVSTDQYKSISLLDGVREVIGDKAKVLYSKGSNLSYDEEFEKNVTMFNKPIPRDNRTDKQLLDEAVKIAEKSDVIIAALGESAEMSGESTSRVDIEIPKAQKDLLKALLQTGKPVVLVLFTGRPLVLVDEATTVPAILNVWFPGSEAGLSIADVLFGDVNPSGKLTMSWPRDVGQIPIYYNHKNTGRPLSKDDGKFEKFHSNYLDVPNDPLYPFGYGLSYTTFKISKPELSKNSIGPNDKLVITTEVTNTGNYNGAEVVQLYIHQKVRSITPPVKELKGFKKIFLKKGETKTVKFVISPEDLKFYNNDLEFVYEPGEFELFVSDSSDHKFTNTFSLTKEEDN; encoded by the coding sequence ATGAAGTTTAAGAAAATAATTACTGTAATATTTATGGGTACAGCTATAGTTAGCTGCTCAAATATAGAAGATAATATTTTCTCTCCAAATAATACAACGACTTTTGATAAAAATTATGAAAGTCAGATTGATGAACTTTTAGATTCTATGACGCTTGATGAAAAATTAGGGCAATTAAATCTACTAGATTCAGGTGATATTACTACTGGTGAAGGGGCAAATTCTAATGTAGCAAAACTTATTGAGGAAGGAAAAGTTGGAGGAATATTAAATCTCACTTCAGCTGAAAAAATCAATAAAGCTCAAAAAATTGCAGTTGAGCAAAGTAGATTACATATACCATTATTAATTGGTTTAGATGTAATACATGGGTATAAAACCACATTCCCTATTCCACTTGGTTTATCTTCAACATGGAATATCGATTTGATTGAAAAAACTGCAAGAATTGCAGCTACTGAAGCAAGTGCTGATGGTATTAATTGGGTATATTCCCCAATGGTTGATATATCTAGAGATCCTAGATGGGGCAGGGTAGCAGAAGGAAGTGGAGAAGATCCTTATTTAGGTAGCCTCATTGCTAAAGCTATGGTCAGAGGATATCAAGACAATGATCTTAGTCTGAACAATACAGTAATGGCTTGTTTTAAACATTTTGCTTTATATGGGGCTGTGGAGGCTGGTAGAGATTATAATACGGTAGATATGAGTAAAGTTCGTATGTATAACGAATATTTTCCTCCTTATAAAGCAGCTGTAGAAGCAGGGGCTGGCTCAGTAATGGCAGCATTTAATGATATAAATGGTGTTCCTGCGACAGAGGATAAATGGCTACTAACAGATGTATTAAGAAAAGAGTGGGGCTTTAATGGCTTCGTTGTAACTGATTATACAGCTATCCCTGAAATGGTAAATCATGGCGTTGGAACTGATCTACAAGATGTTTCTGCTCTAGCATTAAAAGCTGGTGTAGATATGGATATGGTAGGACAGGGTTTTATAAAAACTCTTAAAAAGTCTCTAAAAGAAGAAAAAATTTCTATTGATGATATTAACTTAGCTGTCAAAAGAATATTACAAGCAAAATTTGAATTAGGCTTGTTTAAAGATCCATATAAGTATAGTAATGATAAGAATAGAGCAGAAAAAGAAATCTTTACAAAAGATAATCGTACTTTTGCAAGACAAGTTGGTTCTGAATCAGCAGTTTTACTAAAAAATCAAAATAATCTTCTTCCTTTAGCAAAAAAAGGAACTATCGCCATAATAGGACCTTTAGGAAATAACTCTGTAAACATGGCTGGAACGTGGAGTGTTTCTACAGATCAATATAAGTCTATTTCTCTATTGGATGGTGTCCGTGAGGTTATTGGTGATAAAGCTAAAGTTCTTTATTCAAAAGGAAGTAATTTATCCTATGATGAAGAGTTTGAAAAAAATGTAACTATGTTTAACAAGCCTATTCCTAGAGATAATAGAACAGATAAACAATTACTTGATGAAGCGGTAAAAATTGCTGAGAAATCTGATGTTATTATTGCAGCTTTAGGAGAATCTGCTGAAATGTCTGGTGAAAGCACTAGTAGGGTAGATATTGAAATTCCTAAGGCTCAAAAAGATTTATTAAAAGCCTTATTGCAGACAGGTAAGCCAGTTGTATTGGTTTTATTTACTGGTAGACCTTTAGTTTTAGTTGATGAGGCTACAACAGTACCTGCTATTTTAAATGTTTGGTTCCCAGGAAGTGAAGCTGGTCTATCTATAGCAGATGTATTATTTGGTGATGTAAACCCATCTGGTAAATTAACAATGTCATGGCCAAGAGATGTTGGTCAAATACCTATCTACTATAATCATAAAAATACTGGTAGACCCTTAAGTAAAGATGATGGCAAGTTTGAAAAGTTCCATTCTAATTATTTAGATGTACCTAATGATCCACTTTATCCATTTGGTTATGGTTTGAGTTATACAACTTTTAAAATTAGTAAACCAGAACTTAGTAAAAACAGTATTGGACCTAATGATAAACTAGTTATAACCACTGAGGTAACTAATACTGGAAACTATAACGGTGCCGAAGTAGTACAACTATATATCCACCAAAAAGTTCGTTCGATAACACCGCCTGTAAAAGAGTTAAAAGGATTTAAGAAAATATTTTTGAAAAAGGGTGAAACTAAAACGGTAAAATTTGTAATTTCTCCAGAAGATCTAAAATTTTATAATAATGATTTAGAATTTGTGTATGAGCCAGGAGAGTTTGAATTATTTGTTTCAGATAGTTCTGACCATAAATTTACAAATACATTTTCTCTAACAAAAGAAGAAGATAACTAG
- the sufD gene encoding Fe-S cluster assembly protein SufD, protein MLIDKNMLPTTKQESWKYTNIASIYQKNNIEEILIESDATKDYLKNFKFDTNENVVVILDGVLAIDYNNKLNHISKLEFNEDNRDMSKIAKDNAKSFCINIPKDTKEDLSLIFINTEYAKNKLTNVALKLDVEMFSNINLDIDYVNLTNDSALNLFLDIDIAESAKVTYTNNSDNPNNKDFIITANYLINFAENAEFNGFCILNKDHLLRKDIVVNLNESYSRFDLRGLYLLSDVACADVCCLVNHKASDTYSNVNFRGVVNGSSKAWFNAKAIVHEKIKGIQAYQNNKNVQLSKKAEINTKPELEILSDDVICTHGATIGELDKNALFYLQSRGLSLIEAQHMLLESFIKSQITSDDLLIGDSQKEEFLDSLEDIIKSIL, encoded by the coding sequence ATGCTAATAGATAAAAATATGTTACCAACTACAAAGCAAGAGAGTTGGAAATATACAAATATTGCTAGTATCTATCAAAAAAATAATATTGAAGAAATTTTAATAGAATCAGATGCTACAAAGGATTATCTTAAAAACTTTAAATTTGATACTAATGAAAATGTAGTTGTTATTTTAGATGGTGTTTTAGCTATAGATTATAATAACAAACTTAATCATATCTCTAAGTTAGAATTTAATGAAGATAATAGAGATATGTCTAAGATAGCAAAAGATAATGCAAAGTCTTTTTGTATAAATATACCTAAGGATACAAAAGAAGATCTTAGTCTAATTTTTATAAATACGGAATATGCAAAAAATAAGTTAACTAATGTTGCTTTAAAGTTAGATGTTGAAATGTTTTCAAATATAAATCTAGATATTGATTATGTTAATTTAACTAATGATTCGGCTTTAAATTTATTTTTAGATATTGATATAGCAGAGTCAGCTAAAGTAACTTATACAAATAATTCTGATAATCCTAATAATAAAGATTTTATTATTACAGCTAATTACTTAATTAACTTTGCAGAAAATGCAGAGTTTAATGGTTTTTGTATCCTTAATAAGGATCATCTTCTAAGGAAAGATATTGTTGTTAACCTAAATGAGTCTTATTCAAGGTTTGATCTACGTGGACTTTATTTATTATCAGATGTTGCTTGTGCTGATGTGTGTTGTTTAGTTAATCATAAAGCTTCAGATACTTATAGTAATGTTAACTTTCGTGGAGTTGTAAATGGCTCTTCAAAAGCTTGGTTTAATGCAAAAGCTATAGTGCATGAGAAAATTAAAGGAATACAAGCTTATCAAAATAATAAGAATGTCCAGTTAAGTAAAAAAGCAGAAATAAACACTAAGCCGGAATTAGAAATTCTTTCTGATGATGTGATATGTACTCATGGAGCAACTATTGGTGAATTAGATAAAAATGCTTTGTTTTATTTACAATCAAGAGGGCTGTCTTTGATAGAAGCTCAACACATGCTTCTTGAGAGTTTTATAAAATCACAAATAACGTCAGATGATCTCTTAATAGGTGATAGTCAAAAAGAAGAATTTCTAGACTCTTTAGAAGATATTATTAAGTCTATTCTTTAA
- the sufC gene encoding Fe-S cluster assembly ATPase SufC translates to MLLEIKDLHVNVAGKEILKGLNLKVNKGEVHAIMGPNGAGKSTLGNVLAGKEGYEITKGSIKFNNKDIKDLGISERAAAGIFLSLQYPIEIPGVSNVQFLKTALNSIKKANGEDEVDAISFMKKLKENMKTLEIDQKYMSRGVNEGFSGGEKKRNEMLQLMMLEPKLAILDETDSGLDIDALQIVSKGANSMRSPDRSFLVITHYQRLLNHIQPDFVHVLADGKIVKTGDKNLALELEEKGYSWLNS, encoded by the coding sequence ATGTTATTAGAAATAAAAGATTTACATGTAAATGTAGCAGGTAAAGAAATTCTAAAGGGTCTTAACTTAAAGGTTAATAAAGGCGAAGTCCATGCAATCATGGGACCAAATGGTGCTGGAAAAAGTACTTTAGGTAATGTGTTAGCTGGAAAAGAAGGATATGAGATAACAAAAGGCTCTATTAAGTTTAATAACAAAGATATAAAAGATCTTGGCATATCTGAGAGAGCTGCTGCTGGAATATTTCTAAGCTTGCAGTATCCAATTGAGATACCAGGAGTTAGTAATGTTCAATTTTTAAAGACTGCTCTTAATAGTATAAAAAAAGCTAATGGAGAAGATGAGGTTGATGCTATTTCTTTTATGAAAAAATTAAAAGAAAACATGAAAACTTTAGAGATCGATCAAAAGTATATGAGTAGAGGTGTTAACGAAGGTTTCTCTGGTGGAGAGAAAAAAAGAAACGAAATGCTTCAGCTTATGATGCTTGAGCCTAAATTAGCTATTCTTGATGAAACAGATTCTGGCTTAGATATTGATGCTTTACAGATAGTTTCTAAAGGTGCTAATAGTATGAGATCTCCAGACAGAAGTTTTCTAGTTATCACGCATTATCAAAGACTTTTAAATCATATACAGCCAGATTTCGTACATGTTCTAGCTGATGGAAAAATTGTTAAAACTGGTGATAAAAACCTAGCTCTTGAACTAGAAGAGAAAGGTTATTCTTGGTTAAATAGCTAA
- the sufB gene encoding Fe-S cluster assembly protein SufB gives MSKNLDKIIDQDYEHGFFTDIEQETIEPGLNEDVIRIISARKNEPEFMLEWRLKAYARWKEMVEPEWANLNYPKIDFQSISYYSSPKSLKDHPKSLDEVDPEIIETYNKLGIPLHEQEMLAGVKNIAVDAVFDSVSVVTTFKEKLSEAGVIFCPISEALQKYPELVQKYLGSVVPQGDNFFAALNAAVFSDGSFVYIPKGVHCPMELSTYFRINAMNTGQFERTLIVADEDSYVSYLEGCTAPMRDENQLHAAVVELVAMKGAEIKYSTVQNWYPGDKNGKGGIYNFVTKRGLCKGDNSKISWTQVETGSAITWKYPSVVLRGDNSIGEFYSVALTRHAQKADTGTKMIHLGKNTKSTIISKGISAGKAQNAYRGLVRISPNADNARNFSQCDSLLIGHNCGAHTYPYIENKSNSSQIEHEATTSKISDDQLFYCQQRGMSTEDAIAMIVNGFCKEVFKKLPLEFAVEAQKLMEVSLEGAVG, from the coding sequence ATGAGTAAAAATTTAGATAAAATAATAGACCAAGACTATGAGCACGGTTTTTTTACAGATATTGAGCAAGAGACTATAGAACCAGGTCTTAATGAAGATGTCATTAGAATTATTTCTGCTAGAAAGAATGAACCTGAGTTTATGCTAGAGTGGCGTCTTAAAGCTTATGCTAGATGGAAAGAAATGGTTGAGCCTGAATGGGCAAATCTTAATTATCCAAAAATTGATTTTCAATCTATAAGCTATTATTCAAGTCCTAAGTCTTTAAAAGATCATCCGAAGAGCCTTGATGAAGTAGATCCAGAGATAATCGAAACATATAATAAGCTTGGAATTCCGCTGCATGAACAAGAGATGTTGGCAGGAGTTAAGAATATAGCGGTAGATGCTGTATTTGATTCGGTTTCTGTTGTAACAACATTTAAAGAAAAATTATCAGAAGCTGGAGTTATATTCTGTCCAATATCTGAGGCTTTACAAAAATATCCTGAGTTAGTACAAAAATATTTAGGCTCTGTAGTCCCTCAAGGGGATAACTTTTTCGCAGCTTTAAATGCCGCAGTATTTAGTGATGGTTCATTTGTTTACATACCTAAAGGTGTACACTGTCCAATGGAGCTTTCTACATACTTTAGAATTAATGCTATGAATACTGGGCAATTTGAAAGAACTTTGATTGTAGCAGATGAAGATAGTTATGTAAGTTATCTAGAAGGTTGTACAGCTCCAATGAGAGATGAAAACCAGCTTCATGCAGCTGTAGTTGAATTGGTTGCAATGAAAGGTGCAGAAATTAAATACTCAACGGTACAAAACTGGTATCCAGGTGATAAAAATGGAAAAGGTGGTATTTACAATTTTGTGACTAAAAGAGGGTTATGTAAAGGAGATAACTCAAAAATATCTTGGACACAGGTTGAAACTGGCTCAGCGATTACTTGGAAATATCCTTCTGTAGTCTTAAGAGGAGATAACTCTATTGGAGAGTTTTATTCAGTAGCTCTTACTAGACATGCTCAAAAAGCAGATACTGGAACAAAAATGATCCATTTGGGTAAAAATACGAAAAGTACCATAATCTCAAAAGGTATATCAGCTGGTAAAGCACAAAATGCTTACCGTGGATTAGTTAGAATATCTCCTAATGCAGATAATGCACGTAATTTCTCACAGTGTGATTCATTACTAATAGGGCATAATTGTGGTGCTCATACTTATCCATATATTGAAAACAAAAGTAATAGCTCACAAATAGAACATGAGGCAACAACATCAAAAATCTCTGATGATCAACTTTTTTATTGCCAACAAAGAGGTATGTCAACAGAGGATGCAATTGCCATGATTGTAAACGGTTTTTGTAAAGAGGTTTTCAAAAAATTACCTCTTGAGTTTGCAGTTGAAGCACAGAAGCTTATGGAAGTAAGCTTAGAAGGTGCGGTTGGTTAA
- a CDS encoding SUF system Fe-S cluster assembly regulator, with translation MLKISKLLDYALLVVVTIAKNSDAPYSASKISEVTGLNLPTVRKLLNLLNVGGIIVSKRGIEGGYALARQASQISMLDIVKSIETDVNITECCDTFKNSCLIKKCGLQSYWKIVNHKILDMFANTSIDEILTIEKSNKF, from the coding sequence ATGTTAAAAATTAGTAAATTACTAGATTATGCGCTCCTTGTTGTAGTAACTATAGCAAAAAATAGTGATGCTCCATACAGTGCTTCAAAAATTTCAGAAGTTACAGGTCTTAACTTACCAACTGTTAGGAAATTACTTAATTTGCTTAATGTGGGTGGAATAATTGTATCAAAACGTGGAATAGAAGGAGGTTATGCTTTAGCAAGACAAGCTAGCCAAATTAGCATGTTAGATATCGTGAAATCTATCGAAACAGATGTTAATATTACAGAATGTTGCGATACATTTAAAAATTCTTGCCTAATAAAGAAATGTGGATTACAAAGTTATTGGAAAATAGTAAACCATAAAATTTTAGATATGTTCGCAAATACATCAATTGATGAAATCTTAACTATTGAAAAAAGTAACAAATTTTAA